From Ptychodera flava strain L36383 chromosome 9, AS_Pfla_20210202, whole genome shotgun sequence:
TGAACACTTGAAGGCCCCTGAATACATAGATACAGTTATCATGATTAATATTGATTAACCCTGCGATAACATCCCATGTCAAGTAGGTCAAAATATGTATAGATGTTGGCTCAGTAGTGCTTTTTCCTAAGTTGGCAGATTGGGAAGCGATAGGCCTAGCAGGATAggagttaaagggacaaagtaggccatttttcatgaattttgtctgatatgagatactacttatattgtttgacatgttgaaagacactGTTTGAATGGgtgcatgcatatattcgacccctgTTTAAGACACGAtacataaaaccatcatgaaaatgaattaatggtcatgaccattaattcattttagccatggtttcatttaatttgtctaaaactggggttgaatatatgcatggtcacccattcatttagtatttttcattatgtcaaacaatataacccttttcctgccaagtccatatttcaccaccaggtcaagatggttaaaattaatgaaacaaaacgtattccatatgatgtattttaatataatactgtacatttgaaggctgttgaaaacataatactgtaaagttgatttttttggacaaaagatgctataacataccaagccaagggggtgaaaatacatcatgttttggctcaatacagctttttactgacttggctgatggggaagtgatacagttattactggtactgtctggcaggaaaagggttaagacgTATCTtcaatcaaacaaaattcatgaaaaatggctgactttgtccctttaaggttgatatgtaaatgtaaaaaaacttcagtttgtcaatGCTGAATTCAGCATTTGTAAACTTCCATGACCTTACATATCATTGAAATTCTGCCATAACCGTACACCATATTTAATGATAGAAAATAATTAtactgaaaatatttaaaatgatttCCTTTATCTTTGTGGTGACATTTTCTTGACTGAAATAATATTATGTCTTCATATTCAATGGTAGAAGACATTGTTAATGTTGTTTATGAATGGTATCATTTTGATTTGTAATGCAGATAAACAACATTATGAATCATCATGTAAATGATGAGCTAACTTTCTGAATCTTGTCACTGCTCCCATGACTAGCTTAAGGTCACTTTTTGATCTGTAgattggtaaaaaaattgtgttaATAATTTGTTATCTATCCTCTTAACCTGTCTAGTTGGTGTTGTGTGTCTATCAAACTTTAATAAATCATCAGAAGTAagcttttttgatattgttagaTTTATTCTTTTGGCCTCTGAATAATTGGCTATTGCATAACAATGTTAATACTTTTCAAGAAAGTAGAAGCAATCAACTTTGTAAAAGTTGTAATTCTTGAAATATGATGATACACTGTCAGTATCTTCATCAAGCGATTTTAAAACTGTGCAATTTCGGTGTATATGTATTCTCACTCTTAGACTTCTGCCATCATTTATGAATAGACAATTCCATATACCAGTCCGGGTAATGTCCATATACAGGATACTATGATaaaccaatcagcgaacctacCGTcgcaacgtcatgaataattaaccgtgcaaaccttggctcgtacattgcaacgagtttggaacttttcggcttgattttgccctttatttttagcactgggtgTTTTTAGATGTAAACGttacacacaatgttcagtgcggccgagatggtgaccaacacaagtggttagtacatcgaaaattacttatttggatgaatttcctggccggatatggctcctagaaatcagcatttgacccatgtaaatctacagtaagttatttgtcgccaaatatcgcctatttttggtcaaatttcaatttaaccttgccatctgctgtatggagaatgtttcaagctttgcaaagatgggtcaactgttttagtcggtcatcggagcaagatggagcacgattttttcgatcatcgtgcgtttcccggtacgattgaccctttgCTCAGAAAAACACATgccggatcaatcgccgagaagttacccaaaagctggaaaagagaacgaaaaacgtccaataactcatTGTTGAATATggtcaagggtaaagaaactcagaaaactattcctgaagaaatccttacaatttttaacatggTAGAACATCAccaatcgactggagctaagatacttccgggtagccaacagtctcactcgatcggtggatctaTCAGGTCATATCGCGATCTGAACATAACATTTAAAAGTGAACCaacataacctttgacccttgttacatatacagtacgtgattggttcttgccttaatttcattacatatacggtacgccattggcacTTCCCTACTATCCTCTGTATGGACATAACCTGGACTGTATACATGTATCACAGAAGACAGGTAGCAAGtggaaactttttgtgaagacTGAGAGAATTTTTTTCGGGGAGAAGAACCTTCAATCTTATATATGATGTAGTGTTTTGTGTGAGTAGTTAAGCTATACATGAATGCAATATAATAAAATAGGAATTCGGACTTTGAATTGTCATATGCACCagttaacataatactgtagtCTGCTTTCTGAATAAAGGATGCTCAATGTAATCAATGCATGTATGTCTCATTCctattttattcattatttcaaATGTAGAACACATGAATGAACAATAAACTGACAAATTCAAAGTTTTAGCAGTGATGTCTACCCAAAGGCAAAGTTTTCTGAACATAATTGCAAAGTTGGGCCTGGGCATGTCTACCTtgaccccccaccccccagTCCTGTAGTTGTTCTGTATCAAAGCAGCTTCAGAAACATAGTGTTCTGTCAAAGTGGCAGAATGGCAAGTCCAATGGTCTGACAACAAAATTTGTACTTCCACTCTCATTCCACAGGTTTTGCTTGCACATAATATTATTAATGCGATATATCAGCAGAACATTGCTGTTATTGTCACAGGTGTCTCTATTTGTAGCATGCTGTCAGCCTGCTTTTCAAGCAGAAAGTGTTGTTCTGAATAGGCAGACACTCAATTTAAATTCGCCCTatcaatataaatttgcatttccTGTATGGATAGCTGTGAGTTTACATTGTTGTGAATCCAGTTAACAAAACTGTGAGACTTCAGATGTATCTCTGCATTTCTGACAGAATATTACAGTCAACCCAAACAAGAGACAACTGAGGGAGTGATAGAAAtgagggaccgtctcagattgtcgcataagttcaaaaagcgaaattcattcgtttaggggaagggggtttgacctccgtTCAATTAGTGTATATCACTtttgcacttttattttgtgattacaaGCACTCTTTACATTGTGTGTATAAATgaacaaaaactgcacacttgtaCCAACAAATTGTGGTGTAAGTGTTTCCAACCCGTTCGTGTCACACTATGGttagtactaaaatttgatcGATTACTTTACGATGTTGTGTGCTCAGTGGATCACAGGGGACTCtggttgttgtttatttgtgtctgtttgtttgtgtgtatgtgtttgtatttgtttatttatttttaataaaataacagcgaaaagctgttttgttaatatttgtcaataaagagcagtttatttatttgtttgtttgtttgtttgttgatacgtatttccgatggttagggttaggtttaggcttaagttagggttagggttagggttagggttagggttaagttAGGGTCAGGGTTAGGGTATTCACTCCCTCTTATATATTTGTCACAAtgtatagagggagtgaataagtctaacccttaccctaaccctaacttaagcctaaccctaaccctaaccctaacttaagcctaaccctatttttaccctaaccatcggaaataagtatcaataaacaaacaaacaaataaataaactgctcttattgacaaatattaagaaaacagcttttcgctgttattttattaaaaaataacaaagaaacaaacataaacacatacacacaaacaaacagacagacacaaataaacaacaaccaGAGTCCCCTGTGAGTGGATACATTTTCATCAGTAGCTACAGCAAAATGCTAACTGTACTCTCAGGCAGTGCAAGACTCAAAATGATCTCCCCTACAGCAGTTGAGATTGGTTAGGATTGTTCTGTCTTATTTAAGATTTGTAATATAAGACTATAATTCTGGACGAAAGATGCGAACTTTCTCTTGTTGAAGAAAAAATCCTCCTCAAAGCGTGATTCTGCAACACGAGTGCTGACAAAAAACAAAGGATTTATTATTGTTGGGCGAGTGGGGCAGATAATCTCCCATGATTCACTATATGTAGAGGTCGAAGGTTAAACTCTGCCATGATTCTGTGAGGGCTTGGTGCTAGCGTGATCGGACAAATTATCACTCTGATACCATGTAAGTGCACATTTCGGGAGTATTTTGTGTCTTGAAAGATTTCTGCAGATCGTTAAAGATATCTTTGTTTTTATCAGCGTTTGAGGTGggtacattttcaaattttgaagaaCGCGAAACCAAACGAGGAGCTTCGCTTTAGTTGTAAATTACCAATCCAATATGTGCACGCCGGTGAAAcacatatgtaaatttgaatgtgatatttatttttacctAGGAAATGATGCAAATAGAACAGCATTTTCTTAATGAAAAAATACTATTTCTTTTTcgccaaaaacaaaatggacTACAGTTATCTGGGTCCGTCCAGTAAACGATGAAGTCCTCGCCTCGGGTTAGGATTGATCATTTCTATAATTATTCATCATGGCAGCGGTCATTGATAGAGCTGGTTCCCAgtcacttcgcaccaaaaccacttcgcaccttgctgcggttccgtagccctaccactccctttgctggttgtgtttgGGGACCCataacacaaccagcaaagggagtggtagggctacggatccgcagcaacttcgcaccataccatatGATCTCgccccataccatttcgcatcaaaaccacttcgcaccaaatcAGCCTCGTACCAAAAtcacttcgccccaaaagtcgCGTCGCCCCAAACCATTTCGCTCCTAAAACAACACCACTTCGCCAAAACTTCTCGCCAACCGGTAACCTTTCTATCACcccaggactgaaatcttgaaagtgtacacatttcgagaaaatgacatcgtgcaattccACGCAtggcacctgagttgtagcatttaGTAGTTTGCATTTTTCTTTACCGTGatttcatgcaacaataaatggtttGTGGTTGCCAAAATATCCTGACACATTGATGCTTcaaagttgcaggtaaaaacagtTATAATACATCGTAGCATCAttgttttaggacgagttgatAGTATTATGATCATGATGGTACATGCATCatactttgggcgaagtggttttagaacgaggtggtacttggggcgaagtagCGATGGACGAGGTAGTACCttggacgaggtggttttggtccGAAATTGTTTTGGGAcaaagttgtgtggggcgaactagttttggtgcgaagtgtctggaccccttGATAAAGACATCCGTACACCTTTCCTACGAGAGTAACCCCTCCCCCCACCCACCAAAAAGATGTTGACTGTATTATCAATGGGCTTTTGTACAAGCTGCTTGTGTGATAATAACGTGTGCCCGTTCTGGACATGTTATGTTCATATTCACACATTCATCAAGTTTTAATGCATTTGTCTCTGAACAAAAATTCTTGTACCTCCAATGATAATTGATAATGATATTGATAACTTCTATATGGCACATGTTCGTCTCACCTTTGGTCCCTCCCTCCATCATACCATAGAGGTAAATTACCTCCATGATCTTACATAGTTTACAATTCATGTACTAATTTGTAGATAGTAGAGTGCGCTTGTTCTATTGTTGTCGTTGTAGTAGTTGTAGTAGTAGTAACTTGTTCTATTGTTgtcgtagtagtagtagtagtagtagtagtagtagtagtagtagtagtaataaaGAACAATACTACAACCTCTAAGGAAATATTAAAGCCTTGAAATATCATGTGCAAGATTCAGGTATATGTGACCTTTCTTCGCCACAGTCTCGTTGAATACCAGGGAGTCTTTGTCCAATTTTCACATCTTGAACAAATTATTTTTCagattaaaaaataattaaaagaagagagaatGAGGTCATATAGAGTTGTGTTAGTATTATTGAGTCTTGCCTGGACTGTGTTCAGCTTTGAAAACCAACATGGAGCAGAGATTGAGGATAATGAATTTGCTGAATTTGAGGACCTAGGTGATGAGGATGAGGAAGATGCTACCATAGAAAcagaaggagaagaagaagatggAGAAGAAGAAATTATTGATGAAACAGAATTTGAAGAAGCCacagatgatgatgtcacaattGAAGTGAGGGAAATATTTTGGTAATCTTCCTAATCTGATGTATATTTCTTGCAGAGTTTCGATAAGTGAGGAAAGCTATTGCAAATCACTTGTCCTATAACTTCAAAAATCACAATTATTGAGCTTTGTTCCAAGGAAAGTGTGAGTGGAGCGACTGTACATAGAAGTAAGAATTTCTAAATTTGACCAAGTGTAAACTTACATTGAAATCGTAGATATGACATTGTAAAGCTATACTCTTTGTTTGAGTGCTAATATTAATTTGACTattaaaatagaataaaattaTGTTAGTCATTCTTCGTGTCTAAGTTGTACAGGCACACTGCAATTTAACATGCTAGATTATAATAATTAAGGCAATTGTAGTGATTCCCATCCTGAATAGAGCATAGAAGGTTATTGAATAAGTCAAGTGTATTGgtatcaaaatgttttaaagGAGCAGTCATTTATCAGCTTAAACCACATACAAATTGATTAACTGCACACAACCTTCAAAGGAAAACCAAGGACTAACTATAGTTACATCCTGTAAAAAGTCAAAGTCAAGCAGCACTATTGCAAGAAACAGGGATCTTACACAATATACCTATCAGGGATATCGTAAACTCATTGATTTCCTTACTAGCAATTAAATTTATCATAACTTACAATCATGTCATCTTGCCATTTTTAGGATGAAGATGAATTTGACCATTTTGCTGATGAAGAAGAGTTTGAAGGTTTTGACAAGGACATGAAGAGTACAAAAGGCAAATCAGAAGTACCAGATCTGAAAATCGCCAAGGTAAACTAAAATAGATTCTTGAACATCTGCATCTGAGTTTCATAGGGTATGTACATTACCTTTGATGCTAAAAATTTATCTACAAAATCATTTCAGGCCATAATGTAGTGTAACCTCATTTGTTAGTGTATTGATTGTTGATGTTTCAATCTATGGACAAACTGATGGCAAATATATGTATTGTCATGGAATCATTACTCaacttcaaagtttgtacaagttGATAAAATCTgctcaagtaaaatttcttctgaaACCTTTTATTGTATTACTTTCAATGAGGACAAGATTCCCGATGCCTAATGGTGTTCATAACTCAACCAAAATGCAacataaatttaatttattgttCCATATCAATCTTGATTTTATGGACACTGAGTGCCATTTCTCTGTTTGCTCTGCTTTAAGGTTCCTGTTCATTTCAGTACCAACTGGGATAGTTACTACCTTGAGCTTTTAATGCTGGGTGGGCTTATAGCCTATTGTTTGAATTTTCTTGCTGGAAAGGCAAAAAACCATAAATTAGCAACAGCCTGGTGAGTACCATACTTTTTAATGTCAATATAGCATTAGTAAAACAAAATAGAGAGATTTTCATGGAGTCAGTGGTAAGAAATGGATGACAAATGTAACATACATTTCTATCAGTCCACTGTATACTGcatgctacatgtacattatataagcaaatacagaaatttcatAGAGTAATGCAGCCTTTGTGACATTGAGCTATACTTTTTCCAAGGATTTGGGTAAATAAGCCTACATTCACAAATACTTGTGGGGGTAttggaaagttttattttgaaaaatcttaaatagtaTAAAACAACAAGTAGACCTTGTAACAGTggacagaagctgcaactgtcaataatttttaaaaatatttctattcaatgcatcaactgcagtttcttgctgtccCCCTAAAAGCATGCTGAAACTCAACTTgttgacaaagcctgtatatgtaTATACTATTGTTGAtgattgaattagagtccagactgaaattcatttgtcaatgatacaaatgcaaggTACACATTCACAGACTGTGTAGGCCATCTGAATACTAAATATTTCAACGTAATACTATATGAATAATTATTAATTGCATTGTATAATAATTGTACAAAAAACTTGATATTTGAAGTCATCTCTGAAAACTGTCATCAGAATTTAACAGCTTCAAAATTACTCTTAAAACTCACAAAAACCTTACCACtgaatgtttgtaaacataagtcttctcaacttcaatcggagtgagatgggagcagtcccccactttgttaacgcctttgtaagactcaacatcattaATTGActaattaattgattaattgaccttttattgcgtgttagatttggtaagttggtgtgcttgtgacagatcagctgccattttaacaagcggcaatttcgcaaacataataatcaacccgtaacctcatgcggcattctcggatatgttttcaacaagggggaccccctcaggagcatgcgcagcgcaacgaccactgcgctttaagagTATGTGAAGAAAAAGATTGTAACCTTGTCACTTTACCTGATATTTCCAGAAGCATGAAACACATTGGATGGCAcaacattttattagtataaGATAGTACAATAGGGAAACAATAATGTTCaatatctgtttatttattctaTTTGTTTAGGTTACAGGCAAATAAAGAACTCTTAGAAAGCAACTTTGCGATAGTTGGTGATGATGGACAAGCCAAAGAAGTGCAGTCCGGCATTTTAATgaaagaaagtgaaaatttgtatgCATTATGGTGTTCAGGAAGACAATGCTGTGAAGGGATGCTGGTAGAATTAAAGGTACAGTATCTTACAATGTGTAATGTGAAAAGGCTTTTGGAATGACATAATACAGCCATTCTGACAAGAAGAATTCTCAATCAAAGCAATCTATATATTTTGGGATGTCAGCTGTGATCATGTCATTTTTGATATCCTGTGTATCACTCAAGAATCAGACACATTTCCAAATTCAAGTTTGTCTTTGAACAGTGTTTAACATTGCTGAAGAATGACATTATTTAGGATTTCCTGATCTGCTTTGGTGTAATTCTTGTTCCAGAGTGTAGCACACACACATTAGATAGTTAAAGAGCACACCATATTTGCCAGTTTATTCTCTTTCTCCCAAATGGTATTTATTTCTGTGGTTTGTCTATTTAGCccggtagaaagaggattaaagcaTCAAAAACTTGACTGTGGATTATGATCTTCTTATTTCATTTCTCATCTGtcttgttcacaaattttgtttgCTTTACTTTCCAGTTTTTGAAAAGACAAGACTTAATGAGTGTACTCAGTCGTTATATGAAGCCAGCATCAGATCAAGTTGTAAGTGTTTATGTCTTTCCATGTATTGCTTTGCATTGCCCGTACAAATAGCTATTGCTACAAGAGAACTGTTTGTTCCCCTTTCACTTATTACATTCTATTGATGActgaaaagtttacaatttATAAGGATCTCATATCCCCATAGTCCGAGGATAAGACTCCCAAAATGTCTTTCTGTGTTTGACCTGTAAAAAAAAACTTCCCAGTAGTATTCTGTCCTCAAAAACTCAGTTTGTTTTGATGTCAGTCCAGTTTTCCATTACCTAATTGTATCTGACGACTGGAGTTACTTAACCAATACCACAAGATTTAGACCAGTTCATGACAGTGCATGAGCAACAGCAAGTGAATATATGGAGTGATCTGGTCAAAACTGAGTGGTATACCcattgctgaggtggtttattgctgtTTTATCATAGCTGTATGTTGATGTTCTGGCATGAAACCTTAAAAAGGGATTTTTCTCTAACTAAGAGCTTTAGGAGGTTCCAACCATGCTATATCACAAATATACATTGTAGcatggttattttcatgtcttgaccaatcagatcacctTATTTTCACCATCAACATACTGGCATGATATAATACCCTATATCACCTGTTCCTATGTTGTAATAACATCAGTGTCATGAATGCTGCGTCAGACTAGACTCAATCTTTTTTGACGAGAACTTCAAGGGAACGATCATAGAATAATGCTACAAGATTCAACATACCAACAAAGTATCCTTGTTCCTGAAGTCCAACTTTTTTTATCAGCAATATCAAATTGCAGGCAGAGAATGGCAGCTGTGTTGGTTCtttttgttcactttcaagttgCAATTGTAGTTCAGGAATACTACAAAACTAATGATGTTCATACTTCaacgtttaccgtaaaataaCACGAATGGTATTTTACGGTAAATGTCATTAGGATAGGGGGATCTTGACATGTGTATGTGATAGACAATGGTGTATGATAATAGTTGTACTTTGGAATAAATTGGATGAACAGTGTTCTACAGGCTTAGTTTTTGAATCTGGCAAGCTCAGCATTTTCCACAACATTAACTGTACAGTTTATGTCTTTATGTATACTTCAATAGCTTTAAACCAGTATTGTATAATACAACTCTCAGTCCCGTAGATGTTTTTCCTGTCAATCAGTATTTGTATATCTCTTCATATCTGTACATTCAAGAGTAAtgtaatttttgtctttctaTAATTTCAGAGGATAACAGTCACTATGAATCCAGAAGATATGGACTGTTTTATCTTTGCTGTAGCTGACAAGAAAACAGCTGTAAAGTTACAGAAAGACATGCAAGATTTGGTATGCATATAGATTCAATTCATCAGAATCTCAATAATATTATTCTGTTAATGTTCATTTTGTCTATATGATCAGATGCCAGTGATAAGTCTTCCTTTGACATGCATGTTCCATAGAATGTTCAGATATCAGCAAGGAAATTATTCTACTTTGTACTCTATGTATCCTTGATGAGTGATGTAAAATGCATACACTTGCACTGCCAAACAGTCTAACCTCACTGCAAAGTTTGTCAAATACTCTGTCTGACATGCAAACTGCCAAATAGTCTAACCTCATTGCAAAGTTTGTCAAATACTCATGCAAAGTGTCTTCATGAGAAAAGAGAATGTAGCTGTTACTTGCAGTAAATTGTACAGAAAGTGTGATAAAGATAATGACAAATACACTGTCTTACTCCtgtgttgaatttcaaaaatgccACAAATGAGATGTTTTATAACATTCAGGACTTTGTTGTAGTTGTGCATaacatcaaatattagagaGCTTATATAATCCATGGCAACATCACCTTAGATCATGTCATAATATTAGTTTTATTGAGACTTTCCAACTTCAAGATAAACCCAATCACATGACATCATATACCCTCCTTGCCTTCCATCAGAGTTTATTCTGTCCTGATAAAAGAAGTGGTGACAAGTATGGATTACCAGCATCCAtgtcagttgtcagtgaaatGGGAGAAATTATCCATGGAATGCTGGACTCCAAGGTAAGTAAGAAGACAGGATCTGTAAACTGGAAGACTTAAAAAGTGAGGCAGGTGGTGAAATCAGTGGAATCTCAAACACTTCATAACACTGACCAACAACAGAAAATAGAAATGCACAATATTTCCCCATCTCTGCACATTGGaaaggccagtagctgtatcttttgatgatCCTTAcactaattttgttttgtatgtcaattgtaa
This genomic window contains:
- the LOC139139760 gene encoding PAT complex subunit CCDC47-like, coding for MRSYRVVLVLLSLAWTVFSFENQHGAEIEDNEFAEFEDLGDEDEEDATIETEGEEEDGEEEIIDETEFEEATDDDVTIEDEDEFDHFADEEEFEGFDKDMKSTKGKSEVPDLKIAKVPVHFSTNWDSYYLELLMLGGLIAYCLNFLAGKAKNHKLATAWLQANKELLESNFAIVGDDGQAKEVQSGILMKESENLYALWCSGRQCCEGMLVELKFLKRQDLMSVLSRYMKPASDQVRITVTMNPEDMDCFIFAVADKKTAVKLQKDMQDLSLFCPDKRSGDKYGLPASMSVVSEMGEIIHGMLDSKIVSCLNAYEDMFDYLHFSDQFSGPKLNTDDGQPTKLPPTQKVLIFSFNVPGNGYPSTKDMQKLEPMMKLVMHCIDKVKRFRLSKEGKSKADKTRAKIAETFLKASHSQRQEAAQTRREEKRRADKERMMNEDDPDKQRKWEEREHRREMKKKAPKVKQMKLH